The genomic stretch ATTTTTTTCGTCAGCGCGTCAAGGTCGAGTACAAGGGCGACGTGGACGTGGTCACCGCGGCCGATCGCGCGGCTGAGAAGCTGATCTTTGAGCGTATCCGCAGCCGCTGGCCCAAGCACAACCTGATGGGCGAGGAAGGCACCCGCACCGAGCAAGGAAGCGATTATCGCTGGTATGTTGACCCGCTCGATGGCACCACGAATTTTGCGCACGGGTATCCAGTATTCTGCGTTTCTATAGCGCTCGAGTTTCAGGGCGAACTGATCACTGGCGTCATCTTTGATCCCACTCGCAACGAGCTATACACGGCGGAGCGCGGACGGGGAGCATTCCTGGATGGTGAGAAGATCCACGTTTCCAGCGTGCCGCGGCTGGCGGAAAGCTTGCTCGCCACCGGATTTCCCAGCCAGAAGCGGCACAAAAATCCCAACATCTACTTCTACCACCAGATCACCTTGAAGACGCACGGAGTGCGGCGGGCCGGGTCGGCGGCACTGGACCTGGCCGCAGTGGCGTGCGGACGGTTCGACGGTTTTTGGGAGTTCAACCTCAATCCCTGGGACACGGCTGCGGGCGTGCTTTTGGTGGAAGAGGCGGGCGGTCAGGTGAGCGGATTTACGGGACAGCCATTCGAGATCAACAGCCGCGAAACCCTCGCCAGCAACGGGCTGATTCATGCGGAATTGTTGCGCGAGTTCGATGCTGTGTTTCGAGGAGAAGGACTGGAACAGCTGCCGTCGGTGGAGGAGTATGTAAGGACGCGGGAGAGCTAGCGTGGGCTAGGTGGTATTGAACTCCTGTTTGTACTGCTCCCAGCGGCCGCGAACCTCGCCCATGATCTTCTGATACTGAGGATCGGACCGCAGGTTATCGTAGTTCTTGTCGTGCTCAAACCATGGATAATTGAGATTCCCGAGCTCAACCGCTCGCCTCAGCCACGAGATAGCCTGTTGTTTCTCCCCAAGGAGGGCATACATCCCTCCAGCCCAATACGCGAGATCTCCGTCTATCACTTGTTGCGGACGGTAAGCGAATAAACGAGGGTCGATTTTTTCTCTCTTCCCCTGAGATGCATAGAGAAAAGCGGCGAACCAGAGCGGTATGTCATCTCCGCTTTTTCCGCCGAGCTGCACCGAGCGGAGGAGGGGAGGCTCGGCCTCTTTTAACTTACCCTGGTAGTACAAGAACTCACCAAGGAATGCTAAGAGCTTGAACTGATCAGGATTACTGGCCAATGCTTGCCTGACCTCCTGTTCTGCTTCCTGCGGTCGGCCGAGATAGAGAAGCATTCGGCCGTGCATCCAATTGGCCCTGGGAAGAGTTGGGTTCAGGTCGCGACTTTGTCGGAAGGCTTTCTCGGCCGAATCAAGCAGCCCGGCGTAATGGTAAGCATAGCCCAGTGAAGCCCAGGCGTATTCAACGTTGGGTGCGAGTGCCACAGCTTGGCGCAGGGTAGAGATTGCTTCCGAATTCCGCCCCTGCTCACCGTAAATTGCACCGAGCGAGACCAAGGCTTCCACTGAGCGTGGATTCAGTTGAAGGGCACGTTGGGCCGCTTCTGTCGCTAACTGCAGATTCTTCCGGGCATTCTCCCTGAAATTCATGCCCTCCAAGTTGTATAAGAACGCCAGCAGTGCATATGCATCGGCGAAATTGGGATCAAGCGAGACGGCCCGCTGGGCGAAGCTTTGGGCTTTTTGGATAGTGGCCAAATCGGAGCGGATGAAATATTCATTGCGGTAGAAACGTGCCTGCAGATACTCGTTGTAAGCTTCGGGAACGTTCGTCGCCGGCTGTTGAAGAGAGCTTTGTTCCGCAGGAGAGACCTGTACTGCCAGTCCCTGAATGACGCGGGTTGCAAGTTCATCCTCGAACTTAAAC from Terriglobales bacterium encodes the following:
- a CDS encoding inositol monophosphatase family protein; translation: MAQAKGSSSSGESRSEFLSPICEVAREAGALLMDFFRQRVKVEYKGDVDVVTAADRAAEKLIFERIRSRWPKHNLMGEEGTRTEQGSDYRWYVDPLDGTTNFAHGYPVFCVSIALEFQGELITGVIFDPTRNELYTAERGRGAFLDGEKIHVSSVPRLAESLLATGFPSQKRHKNPNIYFYHQITLKTHGVRRAGSAALDLAAVACGRFDGFWEFNLNPWDTAAGVLLVEEAGGQVSGFTGQPFEINSRETLASNGLIHAELLREFDAVFRGEGLEQLPSVEEYVRTRES